Proteins from one Syngnathus scovelli strain Florida chromosome 9, RoL_Ssco_1.2, whole genome shotgun sequence genomic window:
- the gramd1a gene encoding protein Aster-A isoform X3, whose product MSSARPVPTLSILPPSSDTESWSRSPSPRPNRTGRHLRSYRTGRSRTRKRSADKRSGTPQIVIEEEISPAPSEGPQIRCEEQGRDQDLLLPPCQTWSRSPSPSRRSRWSLRSLLGRDSDWDSCSTASNSPRSTPGSSPSLRRRVLGGGRASESEGGGEKSSGGGGGGGGGGGSDSPLPSIPSASSLTSAYPIASRHFKSNAKKMQSWYNVLSPTYKQRNEDFRKIFKKLPDTERLIVDYSCALQKDILLQGRLYLSENWLCFYSNIFRWETTITILLKDVTSMTKEKTAKLIPNAIQISTDNEKHFFTSFGARDRSFMMIFRLWQNALMDKCYGTELGLTSEDDDYVSPTAEHMNGLLPGEESVSVTDLLDLSSVSLPSSGSSPPPLVPCAQASPPSASYGAAGSSPPSSACCLPIEVPAPAGRRLSSDPPEPSPPSSHGSVASAALTNNPEEGGDSLSEAAAHMLPLPNTSLGNLSSLDATNDEDLPTDPSNSSDTQEESEVESFCVDLNGRLHVNTAVRMSVDKLHDLLFSADTHFIRHLFSQRHFTDLTVGEWQRDGSSGTTSRVLSYTIALNNPLGPKTAPVVETQTLHKSSAQGECYVVDSEVITSGIPYQDYFYTVHRYCLTSISKNKSRLRVSSDICYRKQPWSLVKALIEKNTWSGIEEYYRHMESEVCKLETLLQSEVSVVTTGDVTSAGETAKTPPALRRRKRTCSRRQGDRDGGGGAERGDRAVGEERERRDAGAQYKKLGERARGGAQNSVSTILLIVSFILVVLVALNMLLFYKLYALERAAHTLETWHSYSLADSPLPQTAGEWAQVLQLQRQFHQAQLSKWQQILQSSVALLDQMKQSLEKLHQGIAVPGVHQDQPAETDS is encoded by the exons ATGTCCTCCGCTCGGCCCGTCCCGACACTGAGCATCCTACCCCCTTCCTCCGACACAGAATCCTGGTCCCGATCGCCCAGCCCCCGGCCCAACCGCACTGGCCGCCACCTGCGCTCCTACCGCACCGGCCGCAGCCGGACTAGGAAGCGGAGTGCGGACAAGCGCTCGGGAACCCCGCAGATTGTAATTGAGGAGGAAATTTCCCCTGCACCCTCTGAGGGCCCTCAGATAAGATGTGAGGAGCAGGGCCGGGACCAGGACCTCCTGTTGCCGCCGTGCCAAACTTGGTCGCGTAGCCCCTCTCCCAGCCGGCGCTCTCGGTGGTCCCTCAGGAGCCTGCTGGGCAGGGACTCTGACTGGGACAGCTGCAG CACCGCCAGTAACTCTCCACGCAGCACTCCAGGTAGCTCACCCTCCTTGCGTCGGCGGGTGCTTGGGGGCGGCCGGGCCAGCGAgagcgagggagggggggagaagagcagtggaggagggggaggaggaggcggcggcgggggcTCAGACAGCCCCCTGCCGTCCATACCGTCGGCGTCGTCGCTTACCTCGGCCTACCCGATTGCCTCTCGACATTTCAAGAGCAATGCCAAG AAAATGCAAAGCTGGTACAAT GTCCTCAGCCCCACGTACAAGCAACGGAACGAGGACTTCCGTAAAATCTTCAAGAAGCTCCCGGACACGGAACGACTCATAGTGG ACTACTCGTGTGCTCTCCAGAAAGATATCCTGCTTCAGGGTCGCCTGTATCTGTCTGAGAACTGGCTGTGTTTCTACAGCAACATATTCCGCTGGGAAACCACT ATCACTATCCTGCTGAAAGACGTGACCTCCATGACCAAGGAGAAGACGGCCAAGCTCATTCCCAACGCCATCCAGATCAGCACGGACAATGAGAAG CACTTCTTCACCTCTTTTGGCGCGCGGGATCGCAGCTTTATGATGATTTTCCGCCTGTGGCAGAACGCGCTGATGGACAAG TGTTACGGCACCGAGCTGGGCCTCACCAGTGAGGACGACGACTACGTCTCCCCGACCGCCGAGCACATGAACGGCCTGTT GCCCGGAGAAGAGTCCGTGTCCGTCACCGATCTTCTGGACCTGAGCTCGGTGTCGCTTCCCTCCTCGGGCAGCTCCCCTCCTCCGCTGGTACCGTGCGCTCAGGCCAGCCCCCCCTCGGCGAGCTACGGCGCGGCGGGCTCGTCCCCGCCCTCCTCTGCCTGCTGCCTGCCCATCGAGGTGCCGGCGCCGGCGGGTCGCCGGCTCAGCTCGGATCCCCCGGAGCCGAGCCCGCCCAGCTCCCACGGCTCGGTGGCGTCCGCCGCGCTCACCAAT AACCCGGAGGAAGGCGGGGACAGCCTGTCCGAGGCAGCCGCTCACATGCTGCCCCTGCCCAACACCAGCCTGGGAAACCTCTCCTCATTGGACGCCACCAACGACGAGGACCTGCCCACCGACCCCAGCAACTCGTCCGACACGCAGGAGGAGA GTGAGGTGGAGTCGTTCTGCGTGGATCTGAACGGGCGGCTGCACGTCAATACGGCCGTGCGAATGAGCGTGGACAAGCTACACGACCTGCTCTTCTCCGCCGACACGCACTTCATCCGCCACCTTTTCTCGCAGCGACATTTTACCG ACCTGACGGTGGGCGAGTGGCAGCGGGACGGCAGCAGCGGGACCACCAGCCGCGTGCTCAGCTACACCATCGCCCTCAACAACCCCCTGGGGCCCAAGACCGCCCCTGTGGTGGAGACGCAG ACGCTGCACAAGAGCAGCGCTCAGGGCGAGTGCTACGTGGTGGACTCCGAGGTGATCACGTCGGGCATCCCGTACCAGGACTACTTCTACACTGTCCACAGATACTGCCTCACCTCCATCAGCAAGAACAAGAGCCGCCTCAG AGTTTCATCCGACATCTGCTACCGGAAGCAGCCGTGGAGTCTGGTCAAAGCTCTCATTGAAAAGAACACGTGGAGCGGGATTGAGGAGTACTACCGCCACAtgg AGAGCGAAGTGTGCAAGCTGGAGACGCTGCTTCAGTCCGAAGTGAGCGTGGTGACCACCGGGGACGTCACCAGCGCCGGCGAGACCGCCAAGACGCCGCCGGCCCTGCGACGGCGCAAGCGCACCTGCTCGCGCCGCCAAGGAGACCGGGATGGAGGGGGCGGCGCCGAGCGCGGAGACAGGGCCGTCGGGGAGGAGCGAGAGCGCAGGGACGCTG gTGCTCAGTATAAGAAGTTGGGAGAGCGCGCCCGTGGCGGAGCGCAGAATAGCGTCTCCACCATCCTCCTCATCGTCAGCTTCAT CCTGGTGGTGCTGGTGGCGCTCAACATGCTGCTCTTCTACAAGCTCTACGCTCTGGAGAGGGCGGCACACACGCTGGAGACGTGGCACTCGTACTCACTGGCGGACAG TCCTCTACCTCAGACGGCAGGAGAGTGGGCTCAGGTGTTGCAGCTCCAGAGACAGTTCCACCAGGCGCAGCTCAGCAAGTGGCAGCAGATTCTACAGTCATCCGTGGCTCTTCTTgaccag ATGAAGCAGTCACTTGAAAAACTCCACCAAGGCATCGCCGTCCCCGGGGTCCACCAGGACCAGCCGGCTGAGACGGACTCGTGA
- the gramd1a gene encoding protein Aster-A isoform X5, protein MLMCSVEKVDFNITSRAVARLVFEAEHDHRNGGNSSNGSTASNSPRSTPGSSPSLRRRVLGGGRASESEGGGEKSSGGGGGGGGGGGSDSPLPSIPSASSLTSAYPIASRHFKSNAKKMQSWYNVLSPTYKQRNEDFRKIFKKLPDTERLIVDYSCALQKDILLQGRLYLSENWLCFYSNIFRWETTITILLKDVTSMTKEKTAKLIPNAIQISTDNEKHFFTSFGARDRSFMMIFRLWQNALMDKSLSPKELWHIVHQCYGTELGLTSEDDDYVSPTAEHMNGLLPGEESVSVTDLLDLSSVSLPSSGSSPPPLVPCAQASPPSASYGAAGSSPPSSACCLPIEVPAPAGRRLSSDPPEPSPPSSHGSVASAALTNNPEEGGDSLSEAAAHMLPLPNTSLGNLSSLDATNDEDLPTDPSNSSDTQEESEVESFCVDLNGRLHVNTAVRMSVDKLHDLLFSADTHFIRHLFSQRHFTDLTVGEWQRDGSSGTTSRVLSYTIALNNPLGPKTAPVVETQTLHKSSAQGECYVVDSEVITSGIPYQDYFYTVHRYCLTSISKNKSRLRVSSDICYRKQPWSLVKALIEKNTWSGIEEYYRHMESEVCKLETLLQSEVSVVTTGDVTSAGETAKTPPALRRRKRTCSRRQGDRDGGGGAERGDRAVGEERERRDAGAQYKKLGERARGGAQNSVSTILLIVSFILVVLVALNMLLFYKLYALERAAHTLETWHSYSLADSPLPQTAGEWAQVLQLQRQFHQAQLSKWQQILQSSVALLDQMKQSLEKLHQGIAVPGVHQDQPAETDS, encoded by the exons ATGCTGATGTGCTCCGTTGAAAAAGTGGATTTTAACATCACGTCACGGGCCGTCGCTCGGCTCGTCTTCGAGGCCGAACACGACCACCGGAATGGGGGAAATTCGTCGAACGGCAG CACCGCCAGTAACTCTCCACGCAGCACTCCAGGTAGCTCACCCTCCTTGCGTCGGCGGGTGCTTGGGGGCGGCCGGGCCAGCGAgagcgagggagggggggagaagagcagtggaggagggggaggaggaggcggcggcgggggcTCAGACAGCCCCCTGCCGTCCATACCGTCGGCGTCGTCGCTTACCTCGGCCTACCCGATTGCCTCTCGACATTTCAAGAGCAATGCCAAG AAAATGCAAAGCTGGTACAAT GTCCTCAGCCCCACGTACAAGCAACGGAACGAGGACTTCCGTAAAATCTTCAAGAAGCTCCCGGACACGGAACGACTCATAGTGG ACTACTCGTGTGCTCTCCAGAAAGATATCCTGCTTCAGGGTCGCCTGTATCTGTCTGAGAACTGGCTGTGTTTCTACAGCAACATATTCCGCTGGGAAACCACT ATCACTATCCTGCTGAAAGACGTGACCTCCATGACCAAGGAGAAGACGGCCAAGCTCATTCCCAACGCCATCCAGATCAGCACGGACAATGAGAAG CACTTCTTCACCTCTTTTGGCGCGCGGGATCGCAGCTTTATGATGATTTTCCGCCTGTGGCAGAACGCGCTGATGGACAAG TCGTTGTCCCCGAAAGAATTGTGGCATATTGTGCACCAGTGTTACGGCACCGAGCTGGGCCTCACCAGTGAGGACGACGACTACGTCTCCCCGACCGCCGAGCACATGAACGGCCTGTT GCCCGGAGAAGAGTCCGTGTCCGTCACCGATCTTCTGGACCTGAGCTCGGTGTCGCTTCCCTCCTCGGGCAGCTCCCCTCCTCCGCTGGTACCGTGCGCTCAGGCCAGCCCCCCCTCGGCGAGCTACGGCGCGGCGGGCTCGTCCCCGCCCTCCTCTGCCTGCTGCCTGCCCATCGAGGTGCCGGCGCCGGCGGGTCGCCGGCTCAGCTCGGATCCCCCGGAGCCGAGCCCGCCCAGCTCCCACGGCTCGGTGGCGTCCGCCGCGCTCACCAAT AACCCGGAGGAAGGCGGGGACAGCCTGTCCGAGGCAGCCGCTCACATGCTGCCCCTGCCCAACACCAGCCTGGGAAACCTCTCCTCATTGGACGCCACCAACGACGAGGACCTGCCCACCGACCCCAGCAACTCGTCCGACACGCAGGAGGAGA GTGAGGTGGAGTCGTTCTGCGTGGATCTGAACGGGCGGCTGCACGTCAATACGGCCGTGCGAATGAGCGTGGACAAGCTACACGACCTGCTCTTCTCCGCCGACACGCACTTCATCCGCCACCTTTTCTCGCAGCGACATTTTACCG ACCTGACGGTGGGCGAGTGGCAGCGGGACGGCAGCAGCGGGACCACCAGCCGCGTGCTCAGCTACACCATCGCCCTCAACAACCCCCTGGGGCCCAAGACCGCCCCTGTGGTGGAGACGCAG ACGCTGCACAAGAGCAGCGCTCAGGGCGAGTGCTACGTGGTGGACTCCGAGGTGATCACGTCGGGCATCCCGTACCAGGACTACTTCTACACTGTCCACAGATACTGCCTCACCTCCATCAGCAAGAACAAGAGCCGCCTCAG AGTTTCATCCGACATCTGCTACCGGAAGCAGCCGTGGAGTCTGGTCAAAGCTCTCATTGAAAAGAACACGTGGAGCGGGATTGAGGAGTACTACCGCCACAtgg AGAGCGAAGTGTGCAAGCTGGAGACGCTGCTTCAGTCCGAAGTGAGCGTGGTGACCACCGGGGACGTCACCAGCGCCGGCGAGACCGCCAAGACGCCGCCGGCCCTGCGACGGCGCAAGCGCACCTGCTCGCGCCGCCAAGGAGACCGGGATGGAGGGGGCGGCGCCGAGCGCGGAGACAGGGCCGTCGGGGAGGAGCGAGAGCGCAGGGACGCTG gTGCTCAGTATAAGAAGTTGGGAGAGCGCGCCCGTGGCGGAGCGCAGAATAGCGTCTCCACCATCCTCCTCATCGTCAGCTTCAT CCTGGTGGTGCTGGTGGCGCTCAACATGCTGCTCTTCTACAAGCTCTACGCTCTGGAGAGGGCGGCACACACGCTGGAGACGTGGCACTCGTACTCACTGGCGGACAG TCCTCTACCTCAGACGGCAGGAGAGTGGGCTCAGGTGTTGCAGCTCCAGAGACAGTTCCACCAGGCGCAGCTCAGCAAGTGGCAGCAGATTCTACAGTCATCCGTGGCTCTTCTTgaccag ATGAAGCAGTCACTTGAAAAACTCCACCAAGGCATCGCCGTCCCCGGGGTCCACCAGGACCAGCCGGCTGAGACGGACTCGTGA
- the gramd1a gene encoding protein Aster-B isoform X4 yields the protein MSSARPVPTLSILPPSSDTESWSRSPSPRPNRTGRHLRSYRTGRSRTRKRSADKRSGTPQIVIEEEISPAPSEGPQIRCEEQGRDQDLLLPPCQTWSRSPSPSRRSRWSLRSLLGRDSDWDSCSTASNSPRSTPGSSPSLRRRVLGGGRASESEGGGEKSSGGGGGGGGGGGSDSPLPSIPSASSLTSAYPIASRHFKSNAKKMQSWYNVLSPTYKQRNEDFRKIFKKLPDTERLIVDYSCALQKDILLQGRLYLSENWLCFYSNIFRWETTITILLKDVTSMTKEKTAKLIPNAIQISTDNEKHFFTSFGARDRSFMMIFRLWQNALMDKSLSPKELWHIVHQCYGTELGLTSEDDDYVSPTAEHMNGLLPGEESVSVTDLLDLSSVSLPSSGSSPPPLVPCAQASPPSASYGAAGSSPPSSACCLPIEVPAPAGRRLSSDPPEPSPPSSHGSVASAALTNNPEEGGDSLSEAAAHMLPLPNTSLGNLSSLDATNDEDLPTDPSNSSDTQEESEVESFCVDLNGRLHVNTAVRMSVDKLHDLLFSADTHFIRHLFSQRHFTDLTVGEWQRDGSSGTTSRVLSYTIALNNPLGPKTAPVVETQTLHKSSAQGECYVVDSEVITSGIPYQDYFYTVHRYCLTSISKNKSRLRVSSDICYRKQPWSLVKALIEKNTWSGIEEYYRHMESEVCKLETLLQSEVSVVTTGDVTSAGETAKTPPALRRRKRTCSRRQGDRDGGGGAERGDRAVGEERERRDAGAQYKKLGERARGGAQNSVSTILLIVSFMICIRCSIKGFYVLAHSAIAKPHLITGNVRIEQIGFVVRLIERKRIDSSCNEVPL from the exons ATGTCCTCCGCTCGGCCCGTCCCGACACTGAGCATCCTACCCCCTTCCTCCGACACAGAATCCTGGTCCCGATCGCCCAGCCCCCGGCCCAACCGCACTGGCCGCCACCTGCGCTCCTACCGCACCGGCCGCAGCCGGACTAGGAAGCGGAGTGCGGACAAGCGCTCGGGAACCCCGCAGATTGTAATTGAGGAGGAAATTTCCCCTGCACCCTCTGAGGGCCCTCAGATAAGATGTGAGGAGCAGGGCCGGGACCAGGACCTCCTGTTGCCGCCGTGCCAAACTTGGTCGCGTAGCCCCTCTCCCAGCCGGCGCTCTCGGTGGTCCCTCAGGAGCCTGCTGGGCAGGGACTCTGACTGGGACAGCTGCAG CACCGCCAGTAACTCTCCACGCAGCACTCCAGGTAGCTCACCCTCCTTGCGTCGGCGGGTGCTTGGGGGCGGCCGGGCCAGCGAgagcgagggagggggggagaagagcagtggaggagggggaggaggaggcggcggcgggggcTCAGACAGCCCCCTGCCGTCCATACCGTCGGCGTCGTCGCTTACCTCGGCCTACCCGATTGCCTCTCGACATTTCAAGAGCAATGCCAAG AAAATGCAAAGCTGGTACAAT GTCCTCAGCCCCACGTACAAGCAACGGAACGAGGACTTCCGTAAAATCTTCAAGAAGCTCCCGGACACGGAACGACTCATAGTGG ACTACTCGTGTGCTCTCCAGAAAGATATCCTGCTTCAGGGTCGCCTGTATCTGTCTGAGAACTGGCTGTGTTTCTACAGCAACATATTCCGCTGGGAAACCACT ATCACTATCCTGCTGAAAGACGTGACCTCCATGACCAAGGAGAAGACGGCCAAGCTCATTCCCAACGCCATCCAGATCAGCACGGACAATGAGAAG CACTTCTTCACCTCTTTTGGCGCGCGGGATCGCAGCTTTATGATGATTTTCCGCCTGTGGCAGAACGCGCTGATGGACAAG TCGTTGTCCCCGAAAGAATTGTGGCATATTGTGCACCAGTGTTACGGCACCGAGCTGGGCCTCACCAGTGAGGACGACGACTACGTCTCCCCGACCGCCGAGCACATGAACGGCCTGTT GCCCGGAGAAGAGTCCGTGTCCGTCACCGATCTTCTGGACCTGAGCTCGGTGTCGCTTCCCTCCTCGGGCAGCTCCCCTCCTCCGCTGGTACCGTGCGCTCAGGCCAGCCCCCCCTCGGCGAGCTACGGCGCGGCGGGCTCGTCCCCGCCCTCCTCTGCCTGCTGCCTGCCCATCGAGGTGCCGGCGCCGGCGGGTCGCCGGCTCAGCTCGGATCCCCCGGAGCCGAGCCCGCCCAGCTCCCACGGCTCGGTGGCGTCCGCCGCGCTCACCAAT AACCCGGAGGAAGGCGGGGACAGCCTGTCCGAGGCAGCCGCTCACATGCTGCCCCTGCCCAACACCAGCCTGGGAAACCTCTCCTCATTGGACGCCACCAACGACGAGGACCTGCCCACCGACCCCAGCAACTCGTCCGACACGCAGGAGGAGA GTGAGGTGGAGTCGTTCTGCGTGGATCTGAACGGGCGGCTGCACGTCAATACGGCCGTGCGAATGAGCGTGGACAAGCTACACGACCTGCTCTTCTCCGCCGACACGCACTTCATCCGCCACCTTTTCTCGCAGCGACATTTTACCG ACCTGACGGTGGGCGAGTGGCAGCGGGACGGCAGCAGCGGGACCACCAGCCGCGTGCTCAGCTACACCATCGCCCTCAACAACCCCCTGGGGCCCAAGACCGCCCCTGTGGTGGAGACGCAG ACGCTGCACAAGAGCAGCGCTCAGGGCGAGTGCTACGTGGTGGACTCCGAGGTGATCACGTCGGGCATCCCGTACCAGGACTACTTCTACACTGTCCACAGATACTGCCTCACCTCCATCAGCAAGAACAAGAGCCGCCTCAG AGTTTCATCCGACATCTGCTACCGGAAGCAGCCGTGGAGTCTGGTCAAAGCTCTCATTGAAAAGAACACGTGGAGCGGGATTGAGGAGTACTACCGCCACAtgg AGAGCGAAGTGTGCAAGCTGGAGACGCTGCTTCAGTCCGAAGTGAGCGTGGTGACCACCGGGGACGTCACCAGCGCCGGCGAGACCGCCAAGACGCCGCCGGCCCTGCGACGGCGCAAGCGCACCTGCTCGCGCCGCCAAGGAGACCGGGATGGAGGGGGCGGCGCCGAGCGCGGAGACAGGGCCGTCGGGGAGGAGCGAGAGCGCAGGGACGCTG gTGCTCAGTATAAGAAGTTGGGAGAGCGCGCCCGTGGCGGAGCGCAGAATAGCGTCTCCACCATCCTCCTCATCGTCAGCTTCAT GATCTGTATCAGGTGCAGTATCAAAGGCTTTTATGTACTCGCTCACTCTGCCATTGCAAAGCCGCACTTGATTACAGGAAATGTCCGAATTGAACAAATTGGATTCGTTGTGCGATTAATCGAGCGCAAACGTATTGATAGTTCCTGTAATGAAGTCCCACTGTGA